One genomic region from Anabaena sp. PCC 7108 encodes:
- a CDS encoding DUF1350 family protein: MDWKEIRGNWVVIPRNPIGIIHFLGGAFVATAPHLTYRLLLEQFAEKGYVVIATPFINTLDHTAIAQSVLLNFERTLERLQDSGELRKLYLPTYGVGHSMGCKLHLLIGSLFKVERAGNILISFNNYTAKEAIPLVEQLNSTLAIEFTPTPQETNQLVQDLYQIRRNLIIKFSNDNLDQSLALTKILQNRFPEMVTVQTLSGSHTTPLGQDIKWQPGTSFTPFDALGQWFKQEVYRDLNQLKKALLLWLNPLSPP; this comes from the coding sequence ATGGACTGGAAAGAAATCAGAGGTAACTGGGTAGTGATTCCCAGAAATCCTATCGGTATAATCCATTTCTTGGGAGGAGCATTCGTCGCCACTGCACCTCATCTGACTTACCGTTTGTTATTAGAACAGTTTGCAGAAAAAGGATATGTTGTGATTGCGACTCCCTTTATCAACACATTAGATCATACTGCGATCGCACAATCTGTACTACTTAACTTTGAACGCACTCTAGAACGCCTACAAGATTCTGGAGAATTACGCAAGCTTTATCTCCCTACCTATGGAGTTGGCCATAGTATGGGTTGCAAACTCCATTTACTCATTGGTAGTCTGTTTAAAGTAGAACGTGCAGGTAATATTCTCATCTCCTTTAACAACTACACCGCCAAAGAAGCTATCCCCTTAGTAGAACAATTAAATTCTACCTTAGCAATCGAGTTTACCCCCACACCCCAAGAAACTAACCAACTTGTTCAAGACCTTTATCAAATTCGGCGTAATTTAATTATAAAATTTAGCAATGATAATCTTGATCAATCCCTAGCTTTAACAAAAATCCTACAAAATCGCTTTCCAGAAATGGTAACAGTACAAACCTTATCTGGAAGTCACACCACACCATTAGGTCAAGATATTAAATGGCAACCAGGAACTTCTTTTACACCTTTTGATGCTTTAGGTCAATGGTTTAAGCAAGAAGTATACCGCGACTTGAACCAGCTTAAAAAAGCCCTACTTTTATGGCTCAACCCTCTGTCACCACCATAA
- a CDS encoding family 10 glycosylhydrolase produces the protein MSNRKKEPSGCGCANIPLSVIIFILAGGYWLFTQKDNLVITNLLSQAQQITSPIFNFTPNITPTSQTTPQVTPTKIPSPAAPSIAKITPTNQPTPIKIAIPKTTPLPANIWEKKAIRGIYLSRYQVTNNANEKMIRERVRYYKSQGFNTIIHGVWGNGCTMYNSQVMQQTLGYKSCPNLFKDQWLDWLIDEAHKQGMQVHAYFEKGIKIDKNSPIFDLAIQKKWVVPGVDKTYPSIEHYVLDVEIPEVANFFKNILVEFVQRYPKIDAVQWDDYLGYHAELPGKVDRTTKLTNFVQQMITAMKQANSGVSFDICHHNPYWAKRYFAADWEKWNVDRVFIQVYNDANFQEELNYVKKYHGIAISEAQFHRLKEVVSNPEIKSVLVFPASGKPEETASTLNGLIKNLK, from the coding sequence ATGTCAAACCGGAAAAAAGAACCAAGTGGATGTGGATGTGCCAATATTCCATTGTCTGTAATTATATTTATTTTGGCAGGTGGTTATTGGTTATTTACCCAAAAAGATAATTTGGTGATTACGAACCTTTTATCTCAAGCTCAACAAATTACTAGTCCTATTTTCAATTTTACACCAAACATTACACCAACTTCTCAAACAACACCTCAAGTAACTCCTACAAAAATTCCTTCTCCTGCTGCACCAAGCATAGCTAAGATTACTCCTACTAATCAACCAACTCCCATTAAAATAGCCATACCAAAAACAACACCATTACCTGCAAATATTTGGGAGAAAAAAGCTATTCGAGGAATTTATTTAAGTCGCTACCAAGTTACTAATAATGCTAATGAAAAAATGATTCGTGAAAGAGTGCGTTATTATAAATCCCAAGGATTTAATACTATTATTCATGGTGTTTGGGGTAATGGTTGTACAATGTATAATAGTCAAGTCATGCAGCAAACTCTTGGTTATAAAAGTTGTCCAAATTTATTTAAAGATCAATGGTTGGATTGGTTAATTGATGAAGCACATAAACAAGGAATGCAAGTTCATGCTTATTTTGAGAAAGGTATTAAAATAGATAAAAATAGCCCTATTTTTGATTTAGCAATTCAGAAAAAATGGGTTGTTCCTGGTGTAGATAAAACCTATCCTTCCATAGAACATTATGTATTAGATGTAGAAATTCCTGAAGTTGCGAATTTCTTTAAAAATATTTTAGTCGAGTTTGTACAAAGGTATCCCAAAATTGATGCTGTACAATGGGATGATTATTTAGGTTATCATGCTGAATTGCCAGGCAAAGTAGACCGCACTACTAAGTTAACTAATTTTGTGCAGCAAATGATTACTGCTATGAAACAAGCTAATTCCGGCGTTAGTTTTGATATTTGTCATCATAATCCTTATTGGGCTAAAAGGTATTTTGCGGCTGATTGGGAAAAATGGAATGTAGATAGAGTCTTTATTCAGGTTTATAATGATGCTAATTTTCAAGAAGAATTAAATTATGTCAAAAAATATCATGGTATTGCTATTAGTGAGGCACAATTTCATCGTTTAAAAGAAGTAGTAAGTAACCCTGAGATTAAAAGTGTTTTAGTTTTTCCTGCATCTGGAAAACCAGAGGAAACGGCTTCTACATTAAACGGTTTGATTAAAAATCTTAAATAA
- the ilvC gene encoding ketol-acid reductoisomerase: MARMYYDEDANLDLLKGKTVAIIGYGSQGHAHALNLKDSGVNVIVGLYPGSKSTAKAESAGLTVKNVADAAKAADFIMILLPDEVQKTIYKNEIEPNLEAGNILAFAHGFNIHFAQVVPPADVDVVMVAPKGPGHLVRRTYEQGQGVPALFAVYQDATGKARDRAMAYARGIGGTRAGILETTFREETETDLFGEQAVLCGGLSALIKAGFETLVEAGYQPELAYFECLHEVKLIVDLVVEGGLATMRDSISNTAEYGDYTRGPRVVTAETKAEMKKILSEIQSGQFAREFVLENQAGKPGFTAMRRQEAEHPIEEVGKDLRAMFSWLKKA; encoded by the coding sequence ATGGCGCGTATGTATTATGATGAAGATGCTAATTTAGACCTTTTAAAAGGTAAAACCGTTGCTATTATTGGTTATGGTTCCCAAGGTCACGCCCACGCCCTTAATTTAAAAGATAGCGGTGTAAATGTCATTGTCGGATTATATCCCGGCAGTAAGTCCACAGCCAAAGCGGAATCCGCTGGTTTGACTGTAAAAAATGTTGCTGACGCTGCAAAAGCAGCTGACTTCATTATGATTTTATTACCTGATGAAGTGCAGAAAACAATTTACAAAAACGAGATTGAACCCAATTTAGAAGCAGGTAACATTTTAGCTTTTGCACATGGTTTTAATATCCACTTTGCACAGGTTGTTCCCCCTGCTGATGTTGATGTAGTCATGGTTGCACCCAAAGGACCCGGACATTTGGTGCGTCGTACCTACGAACAAGGACAAGGTGTACCCGCTTTATTTGCAGTTTATCAAGATGCAACTGGTAAGGCACGCGATCGCGCTATGGCTTATGCTAGAGGTATCGGTGGTACACGTGCCGGTATTCTGGAAACTACTTTCCGTGAAGAAACCGAAACCGATTTATTTGGGGAACAAGCAGTATTGTGTGGTGGTTTAAGTGCTTTAATCAAAGCCGGTTTTGAAACCTTAGTTGAAGCAGGTTATCAACCAGAATTAGCATATTTTGAATGTCTGCATGAAGTCAAATTAATCGTTGACTTAGTTGTAGAAGGTGGTTTAGCAACCATGCGCGATAGTATTTCTAATACTGCCGAATATGGTGATTATACTCGTGGTCCAAGAGTTGTCACCGCCGAAACTAAAGCGGAAATGAAAAAGATTCTTAGCGAAATTCAATCTGGACAATTTGCGCGAGAATTTGTGTTAGAAAATCAAGCTGGTAAACCAGGTTTTACTGCTATGCGTCGTCAAGAAGCTGAACATCCTATTGAGGAAGTTGGTAAAGATTTACGTGCCATGTTTAGCTGGTTGAAGAAAGCGTAA
- a CDS encoding NAD(P)/FAD-dependent oxidoreductase — MVDLADKTPVHQVVIIGGGFGGLYAAKSMAKANLQITLIDKRNFHLFQPLLYQVATGALSPADISSPLRSVLSKSKNTKVLLGEVNDIDTNAQKVMVGEEAVPYDTLIVATGAKHSYFGKDNWEEFAPGLKTVEDAIEMRRRIFMAFEAAENESDPVKRQALLTFVIVGGGPTGVELAGAIAELATKTLKEDFRNIDTSETRVLLLEGLDRVLPPFAPELSHTAAASLKALGVDVQTKTLVTHIENDIVTIKQGDEVKEIAAKTVLWAAGVKASPMGKVLTDKTGVERDRAGRVIVEPDLSIKGFPNIFVVGDLANFAHQNDKPLPGVAPVAMQEGEYVAKLIQKRLKGEILPQFEYVDRGSLAMIGQHAAVVDLGFLKLRGFFAWFFWLFVHIYFLIEFDNKLVVMIQWLWSYFTRNRGARLITGKDIVKPVPVESNGHYQPQKTRQPLNV, encoded by the coding sequence ATGGTTGATCTAGCTGACAAAACACCAGTACATCAAGTCGTGATTATTGGCGGGGGCTTTGGTGGGTTGTATGCCGCTAAGTCTATGGCTAAAGCTAATCTGCAAATCACGCTGATTGATAAACGCAATTTTCATCTTTTTCAACCACTGCTGTACCAAGTCGCTACAGGTGCTTTATCCCCAGCGGATATTTCCTCTCCCTTGCGTTCTGTCCTCAGCAAGAGCAAGAATACAAAGGTGCTGTTGGGTGAAGTGAATGATATTGATACCAACGCCCAAAAGGTGATGGTAGGTGAGGAAGCTGTTCCCTACGATACCTTAATTGTGGCTACAGGGGCAAAACATTCCTATTTTGGGAAGGATAACTGGGAAGAATTTGCACCCGGTTTAAAGACTGTAGAAGATGCTATTGAAATGCGTCGGCGGATTTTTATGGCTTTTGAAGCCGCTGAAAATGAAAGTGATCCAGTTAAACGCCAGGCTTTGTTAACTTTTGTAATTGTCGGTGGTGGTCCAACGGGGGTAGAATTAGCGGGAGCGATCGCAGAATTAGCAACTAAAACCCTCAAAGAAGATTTCCGCAACATTGACACCTCAGAAACCAGAGTTTTATTGTTAGAAGGTTTAGATCGTGTGCTTCCTCCCTTTGCACCGGAATTATCTCACACAGCGGCAGCATCATTAAAGGCTTTGGGTGTAGATGTGCAAACCAAAACCTTAGTAACACATATTGAAAATGATATAGTTACGATTAAACAAGGTGATGAAGTTAAAGAAATTGCTGCGAAAACAGTGTTGTGGGCTGCGGGTGTGAAAGCCTCACCAATGGGGAAAGTTTTGACAGATAAGACAGGAGTTGAGCGCGATCGCGCAGGTCGTGTTATCGTTGAACCAGACCTAAGTATTAAAGGATTTCCCAACATCTTTGTAGTTGGTGACTTAGCAAATTTTGCCCATCAAAATGATAAACCTTTACCGGGAGTTGCACCAGTCGCCATGCAAGAAGGTGAATATGTGGCTAAACTCATTCAAAAACGTCTTAAAGGCGAAATATTACCCCAATTTGAATATGTAGATAGAGGTAGTCTAGCAATGATTGGGCAACACGCCGCAGTTGTTGACTTAGGTTTCCTCAAACTTAGAGGTTTCTTCGCGTGGTTCTTCTGGTTATTTGTGCATATTTACTTCTTGATTGAATTTGATAACAAATTAGTTGTGATGATTCAATGGTTGTGGAGTTATTTTACCCGCAACCGTGGCGCGAGATTAATTACAGGAAAAGATATTGTTAAACCTGTACCAGTGGAAAGTAATGGACATTATCAACCGCAGAAAACTAGACAACCATTGAATGTGTAG
- a CDS encoding type II toxin-antitoxin system VapC family toxin: protein MKLLFDTHTFIWWDSQPHKLSAQSLALLSNSSNIKFLSIVSIWEMQIKYQLGKLSLQLPLRDIINEQIHNHNIVILSITSENILGLDNLPLHHKDPFDRLLISQASLEDAILISCDSVFNQYSVKVDW from the coding sequence ATGAAATTACTGTTTGATACTCATACTTTTATTTGGTGGGATAGTCAACCTCATAAATTATCTGCTCAAAGTTTAGCTTTATTATCTAATAGTTCTAATATCAAATTTCTCAGTATAGTTAGTATTTGGGAAATGCAAATTAAATATCAATTAGGTAAGTTATCTCTGCAACTTCCCTTAAGAGATATTATCAATGAACAAATACATAATCATAATATTGTGATTTTATCAATCACATCTGAAAATATATTAGGATTAGATAATTTACCGTTACATCATAAAGATCCATTTGATAGATTATTAATTTCACAAGCAAGTCTTGAAGATGCGATTTTAATTAGTTGTGATTCTGTTTTTAATCAATATTCTGTGAAAGTTGATTGGTAA
- a CDS encoding Uma2 family endonuclease yields the protein MYQTDPPLSPKETLPTMYDLPSEDPEEKGLPDQFHLLQPQLLADTFRPPNYPSDQIFTASDMNLYYDGRHPLWHKRPDWFAVVGVSSLYEKRDLRLSYVVWQEFVNPYIVVELLSPGTEKEDLGQTLRDVEKPPTKWEVYEQSLRVPYYAIFDRYQSEFRMFELKGAHYVEVNLSDLRFWIPDLELGLGVWQGSYKNVNMPWLRWYDKDGNWVLTPVEEERQKVEQERQKTERLIAQLRALGVEPDLD from the coding sequence ATGTATCAAACAGATCCACCACTTTCCCCTAAAGAAACATTACCAACAATGTATGATCTTCCCAGCGAAGACCCGGAGGAGAAAGGTTTGCCAGATCAATTTCATTTATTACAACCACAATTACTAGCAGATACATTTCGTCCGCCTAACTATCCTAGCGACCAAATATTTACAGCTAGTGATATGAATTTATATTATGATGGTCGTCATCCATTGTGGCATAAACGCCCAGATTGGTTTGCGGTTGTTGGTGTTTCTTCTCTTTATGAAAAAAGAGATTTACGATTAAGTTATGTAGTTTGGCAAGAATTTGTAAATCCTTATATTGTGGTTGAATTATTATCACCAGGAACAGAAAAGGAAGACTTAGGTCAAACTTTGCGAGATGTGGAAAAACCCCCAACTAAATGGGAAGTTTACGAGCAGAGTTTAAGAGTTCCCTATTACGCAATTTTTGATCGTTATCAATCTGAATTTAGAATGTTTGAGTTAAAGGGCGCTCATTATGTTGAAGTAAATTTATCAGATTTACGTTTTTGGATTCCTGATTTAGAATTAGGTTTGGGTGTTTGGCAAGGCAGTTATAAAAATGTGAATATGCCTTGGTTACGTTGGTATGATAAAGATGGTAATTGGGTGTTAACTCCTGTGGAAGAAGAACGCCAAAAAGTTGAACAAGAAAGACAAAAAACAGAAAGATTAATTGCCCAACTCCGTGCGCTTGGTGTTGAACCTGATTTAGATTAA
- a CDS encoding FAD-binding oxidoreductase, which produces MNAISNEKTQSVYASTLTSIISAENAVLPWENLTPTQQQKIQQGIHCKSYPSCVVYPHSQAELAAVITTANRNKWRVLPCGSGSKLHWGGLGKNIDIVVSTERINQLIEHAVGDLTVTVEAGMKFGDIQELLAKSRQTLALDPAFPNSATIGGIVATADTGSLRQRYGGVRDQLLGITFIRADGQIAKAGGRVVKNVAGYDLMKLFTGSYGTLGIISQVTFRVYPLPETSATVILTGKAEAISQAATILQSSELTPTQADLISNQLVSDLGLGNGIGLIIRFQTISESVKEQSNRILAIGQQLGLHGAIYSAENEATLWQRLPETIHDAVNNSVITCKIGVLPTAAVQVINQIKFGLIHLSSGLGLVRLENQNQVLALRQLCETNYGFLSVLAAPVAIKEKLDIWGYTGNALHIMRGIKTQFDPENILSPGRFVGGI; this is translated from the coding sequence ATGAATGCGATTTCTAACGAAAAGACACAAAGTGTCTACGCCTCTACCTTAACTTCTATTATCAGTGCAGAAAACGCTGTCTTACCTTGGGAAAATCTCACCCCCACCCAGCAACAAAAAATACAACAAGGGATACACTGCAAAAGCTATCCCAGTTGTGTCGTTTATCCCCACAGCCAAGCAGAATTAGCCGCAGTTATCACCACTGCTAACCGCAATAAATGGCGTGTTCTCCCCTGCGGTAGTGGAAGTAAACTTCATTGGGGTGGTTTGGGTAAAAATATTGATATTGTTGTCAGTACAGAACGTATTAACCAACTCATAGAACACGCAGTTGGTGATTTAACTGTCACCGTCGAAGCAGGAATGAAATTTGGCGATATTCAAGAACTATTAGCTAAATCTCGACAAACACTAGCTCTTGATCCCGCATTTCCTAATTCTGCTACCATTGGCGGTATTGTAGCTACTGCTGATACAGGTTCTCTACGTCAACGTTATGGCGGTGTCCGTGACCAACTTTTAGGTATAACTTTTATCCGTGCTGATGGACAAATAGCCAAAGCTGGGGGAAGGGTAGTAAAAAATGTTGCTGGTTACGATTTAATGAAATTATTCACCGGTTCTTACGGTACATTAGGAATTATCAGCCAAGTCACTTTTCGAGTTTATCCTTTACCAGAAACATCAGCAACTGTAATATTAACTGGTAAAGCTGAAGCTATCTCCCAAGCTGCTACAATTTTGCAAAGTTCTGAGTTAACACCAACTCAAGCAGATTTAATATCAAATCAATTAGTTTCTGATTTAGGTTTAGGTAATGGAATTGGTTTAATTATCCGGTTTCAAACTATTAGCGAAAGTGTGAAGGAACAGTCAAACCGAATTTTGGCAATTGGTCAACAATTGGGTTTACATGGGGCGATTTATTCAGCAGAAAATGAAGCGACTCTATGGCAACGATTACCAGAAACAATACATGATGCTGTGAATAATTCTGTAATTACTTGCAAAATAGGAGTATTACCAACTGCTGCGGTACAGGTTATTAATCAGATAAAATTCGGGTTAATTCATTTAAGTAGTGGTTTGGGTTTGGTGCGGTTAGAAAATCAAAATCAAGTTTTAGCATTACGTCAGTTATGTGAAACCAATTATGGCTTTTTAAGTGTTTTAGCTGCACCAGTTGCCATCAAAGAAAAGTTGGATATTTGGGGTTATACTGGGAATGCTTTACATATTATGCGGGGAATTAAAACACAGTTCGATCCTGAAAATATTTTAAGTCCTGGTCGGTTTGTGGGTGGGATTTAA
- a CDS encoding (Fe-S)-binding protein, translating to MQEVSNGAVNNVASIKNLKGFDVSHPPDPKLIDSCVHCGFCLSTCPSYRVLGKEMDSPRGRIYLMDAINEGEIALNTATVEHFDSCLGCLACVSTCPSGVQYDKLISATRHQVERNYNRSFSDKLIRQLIFSLFPNPDLLRILLLPLFVYQKSGISKLLRASGLIKAISPRLAAMESILPEITVKTFQDNLPDIIPAKGEKRYRVGVILGCVQRLFFSPVNEATVRVLTANGCEVVIPKSQGCCAALPEHQGQTEQAKALARQMIDSFADTNVDFIIINAAGCGHTLKEYGHILADDPEYAEKAKAFAGKVKDAQEFLINVGLTAKLSPLTDKPLTLVYQDACHLLHGQKISIQPRQLLRKIPGVTLREPIDAALCCGSAGVYNMLQPEIAEELGKQKVQNLLNTGAELIASPNPGCSLQISKYLHGQNISVLHPMELLDYAIQGVKLEV from the coding sequence ATGCAAGAAGTTTCAAATGGTGCTGTTAATAATGTTGCTAGTATTAAGAATTTAAAGGGGTTTGATGTTAGTCATCCTCCAGATCCAAAGTTGATTGATAGTTGTGTTCATTGTGGTTTTTGTCTCTCTACTTGTCCTAGTTATCGAGTATTAGGTAAGGAGATGGATTCACCCAGAGGACGCATCTATTTAATGGATGCTATTAATGAGGGGGAAATTGCTCTAAATACGGCAACTGTTGAACATTTTGATTCTTGTTTGGGTTGTCTGGCTTGTGTGTCAACTTGTCCTTCTGGTGTGCAGTATGATAAGTTGATTTCGGCAACTCGTCATCAAGTTGAGAGAAATTATAACCGCAGTTTTTCTGATAAGTTAATCCGTCAATTGATTTTTTCTCTGTTTCCCAATCCCGACCTTTTAAGAATTTTACTTTTACCATTATTCGTTTATCAAAAGTCGGGAATTTCTAAGTTATTACGCGCTAGTGGGTTAATTAAAGCGATATCTCCTCGTTTAGCAGCTATGGAGTCTATTCTGCCAGAAATTACTGTTAAAACTTTTCAAGATAATTTACCAGATATCATCCCTGCGAAAGGTGAGAAAAGATATCGTGTTGGGGTAATTTTAGGATGTGTGCAAAGGCTGTTTTTCTCTCCTGTGAATGAAGCAACAGTGAGAGTATTAACTGCAAATGGATGTGAAGTGGTAATTCCTAAATCTCAAGGTTGTTGTGCTGCACTTCCTGAACACCAAGGACAAACGGAACAAGCAAAAGCTTTAGCAAGACAAATGATTGATAGTTTTGCTGATACAAATGTCGATTTCATCATTATCAATGCTGCTGGTTGTGGTCATACTTTAAAAGAATATGGTCATATTTTAGCTGATGATCCAGAATATGCAGAGAAAGCCAAAGCATTTGCAGGGAAAGTTAAAGATGCACAAGAGTTTTTAATTAATGTGGGTTTAACTGCTAAACTTTCACCTTTAACTGATAAACCTTTAACTTTAGTTTATCAAGATGCTTGTCATTTATTACATGGACAAAAGATTAGTATTCAACCTCGTCAGTTATTAAGAAAAATTCCAGGGGTGACTTTAAGAGAACCAATAGACGCGGCTTTATGTTGTGGTAGTGCAGGTGTTTATAATATGCTGCAACCAGAAATTGCGGAAGAACTAGGTAAGCAAAAAGTGCAAAATTTATTAAATACAGGTGCTGAGTTAATTGCTTCTCCTAACCCTGGTTGTAGTTTGCAAATTAGTAAGTATTTGCATGGTCAAAATATTTCTGTTCTGCACCCAATGGAGTTATTAGATTATGCAATTCAAGGTGTAAAATTGGAGGTTTAA
- the mdh gene encoding malate dehydrogenase, translating to MSNSPSSSILYKSPRVTIVGAGRVGSTLAQRIAEKNLADVVLLDIVEGMPQGLALDLLEARGLELHNRQISGTNNYADTANSNIVVITAGFPRKPGMSRDDLLKINAKIVVETAKNAIAYSPHAIFIVVTNPLDVMTYLTWQATGLPRNQVMGMAGVLDSARFETFIALELGVLPADVKAMVLGSHGDLMVPLARYATINGIPVTELLDPATIESLVERTRNGGAEIVELMHTGGAFFAPASATCLMVESILLNQSRLLPVAAYLQGEYGLNDIVIGVPCRLGSGGVENILELTLNDQENTALQTSANSVRQNIQRAQEILSIQD from the coding sequence ATGTCTAATTCTCCATCTTCCTCAATTTTATACAAGTCTCCCCGTGTGACTATTGTGGGCGCGGGTAGGGTTGGTAGTACTTTAGCCCAACGCATTGCAGAAAAAAATTTGGCTGATGTAGTGTTATTAGATATTGTTGAGGGTATGCCTCAAGGTTTAGCTTTAGATTTGCTAGAAGCCAGAGGATTGGAATTACATAACCGACAAATTAGTGGTACTAATAATTATGCAGATACGGCTAATTCAAATATTGTGGTGATTACCGCTGGTTTTCCCCGCAAACCGGGAATGAGTCGGGATGATTTGTTGAAAATTAATGCCAAAATTGTGGTTGAAACTGCCAAAAATGCGATCGCATATTCTCCCCATGCTATCTTTATTGTTGTCACAAATCCTTTGGATGTGATGACTTATTTAACTTGGCAAGCTACAGGTTTACCCAGAAATCAGGTTATGGGTATGGCTGGGGTGTTAGACTCGGCTAGGTTTGAAACTTTCATCGCTTTAGAACTGGGAGTTTTACCTGCGGACGTAAAAGCAATGGTCTTAGGTAGCCATGGTGATTTAATGGTTCCTTTAGCCCGTTACGCAACTATTAACGGTATTCCCGTTACAGAATTATTAGACCCAGCGACAATTGAAAGTTTAGTAGAAAGAACCCGTAACGGTGGTGCGGAAATTGTGGAATTAATGCACACAGGCGGAGCGTTTTTTGCTCCTGCTTCTGCTACCTGTTTAATGGTAGAATCTATTTTATTAAATCAGTCGCGTTTGTTGCCAGTTGCAGCTTATCTGCAAGGTGAATATGGTTTAAATGATATTGTGATTGGTGTTCCTTGTCGTTTAGGATCTGGTGGAGTTGAGAATATTTTAGAATTGACTCTCAATGATCAAGAAAACACAGCTTTGCAAACTTCAGCCAATTCTGTACGCCAAAATATTCAAAGGGCGCAGGAAATCTTGTCTATTCAAGATTAA